A single region of the Nocardioides sp. W7 genome encodes:
- the hisS gene encoding histidine--tRNA ligase yields the protein MSKPTPLSGFPELLPEQRFVEQQVIDTLRRTFELHGFAGIETRAVEPLDQLLRKGDTSKEVYLLRRLHEESAEGHAGLGLHFDLTVPFARYVLENAGKLEFPFRRYQIQKVWRGERPQEGRYREFTQADIDIVGRDVLPFHHDVEVTRVMVDALSRLAFLPGFRLQVNNRKLIQGFYAGLGIASGDATDEVMRVVDKLDKLPVERVRSMLVDEVGLDGATADRVLSLATIRAADDSFVAAVRALGVEHELLDEGLAELAELVTACAPLVTDRVRVEADLSIARGLDYYTGTVFETRLDGYESLGSICSGGRYDALASDGRTTYPGVGISLGLSRVLVTLATRTGLAADRKVPSAVLVAVTDEESRSVSDGVATALRSQGVPCEVAASAQKFGKQIRYAERRGIPFVWFVQDDGTHQVKDIRSGDQVAADPASWTPPTADLRPHVAAANPEEQQ from the coding sequence TTGAGCAAGCCCACCCCGCTGAGCGGGTTCCCCGAGCTGCTGCCCGAACAGCGGTTCGTCGAGCAGCAGGTCATCGACACGCTGCGTCGTACCTTCGAGCTGCACGGGTTCGCGGGCATCGAGACCCGCGCCGTCGAGCCGCTCGACCAGCTGTTGCGCAAGGGCGACACCTCCAAGGAGGTCTACCTGCTGCGCCGGCTGCACGAGGAGTCGGCCGAGGGCCACGCCGGCCTCGGCCTGCACTTCGACCTGACGGTGCCCTTCGCCCGCTACGTGCTGGAGAACGCCGGCAAGCTGGAGTTCCCGTTCCGGCGCTACCAGATCCAGAAGGTCTGGCGCGGCGAACGGCCCCAGGAGGGCCGCTACCGCGAGTTCACCCAGGCCGACATCGACATCGTCGGTCGCGACGTGCTGCCGTTCCACCACGACGTCGAGGTCACCCGCGTGATGGTGGACGCGCTCAGTCGGCTCGCCTTCCTGCCGGGCTTCCGGCTCCAGGTCAACAACCGCAAGCTGATCCAGGGCTTCTACGCCGGCCTCGGCATCGCGAGCGGCGATGCGACCGACGAGGTCATGCGCGTGGTCGACAAGCTCGACAAGCTGCCGGTCGAGCGGGTCCGCTCGATGCTCGTCGACGAGGTCGGCCTCGACGGCGCCACCGCCGACCGGGTGCTCTCGCTGGCCACCATCCGGGCCGCCGACGACTCCTTCGTCGCGGCCGTGCGGGCGCTCGGGGTCGAGCACGAGCTGCTCGACGAGGGGCTCGCGGAGCTCGCCGAGCTCGTCACCGCCTGCGCCCCGCTGGTCACCGACCGGGTGCGCGTGGAGGCCGACCTGTCGATCGCCCGCGGCCTGGACTACTACACGGGCACGGTCTTCGAGACCCGGCTCGACGGCTACGAGTCCCTGGGCTCGATCTGCTCCGGGGGCCGGTACGACGCCCTCGCCTCGGACGGGCGTACGACGTACCCCGGCGTCGGTATCTCGCTCGGCCTCAGCCGGGTGCTGGTCACGCTGGCGACCCGCACCGGGCTCGCGGCCGACCGCAAGGTCCCCAGCGCCGTGCTCGTCGCGGTCACGGACGAGGAGTCGCGGTCCGTCAGCGACGGCGTGGCCACCGCGCTGCGTTCGCAGGGCGTGCCGTGCGAGGTCGCCGCCTCGGCGCAGAAGTTCGGCAAGCAGATCCGCTACGCGGAGCGTCGCGGCATCCCGTTCGTCTGGTTCGTGCAGGACGACGGGACCCATCAGGTCAAGGACATCCGATCGGGGGACCAGGTGGCCGCGGACCCGGCCTCCTGGACCCCACCCACCGCCGACCTGCGACCCCACGTCGCGGCGGCGAACCCAGAGGAGCAGCAGTGA
- a CDS encoding MBL fold metallo-hydrolase, with protein MLIAGFPAGPWGTNCYVVATGAGSECVVIDPGKDAAEGVAQVVAEHRLKPVSVLVTHGHVDHMWCVAPVAGTYDATAWIHPSDRHLLSDPMAGMSRETTQMMLGGDYQWAEPDDVRELSDVQELELAGLRFVVDHTPGHTEGSVTFRTPYAQQEVSEVMFSGDLLFAGSIGRTDLPGGDHATMLRSLTNKVLPLADDIVVLPGHGEQTSIGRERATNPYLLDLLDRGDAGRVTRGL; from the coding sequence GTGTTGATCGCCGGCTTCCCCGCGGGTCCCTGGGGCACGAACTGCTACGTCGTCGCCACCGGCGCCGGGAGCGAGTGCGTGGTCATCGACCCCGGCAAGGACGCCGCCGAGGGCGTCGCGCAGGTCGTCGCCGAGCACCGCCTCAAGCCGGTCTCCGTGCTGGTCACCCACGGCCACGTCGACCACATGTGGTGCGTGGCCCCCGTCGCCGGCACGTACGACGCCACGGCGTGGATCCACCCCAGCGACCGGCACCTGCTCTCCGACCCGATGGCGGGCATGTCCCGCGAGACCACCCAGATGATGCTGGGCGGTGACTACCAGTGGGCCGAGCCCGACGACGTCCGCGAGCTGAGCGACGTCCAGGAGCTCGAGCTGGCCGGCCTGCGGTTCGTCGTCGACCACACCCCGGGCCATACCGAGGGGTCGGTCACCTTCCGCACGCCGTACGCCCAGCAGGAGGTCAGCGAGGTCATGTTCTCCGGCGACCTGCTCTTCGCGGGCTCGATCGGGCGCACGGACCTGCCGGGCGGTGACCACGCCACGATGCTGCGCAGTCTCACCAACAAGGTGCTGCCGCTCGCCGACGACATCGTGGTCCTCCCCGGTCACGGTGAGCAGACGTCCATCGGTCGCGAGCGAGCGACCAACCCCTACCTGCTCGACCTCCTCGACCGAGGCGATGCAGGTCGAGTCACTCGAGGTCTCTGA
- a CDS encoding DUF349 domain-containing protein — protein MTSHEWGRVDDDGTVYVRTADGERSVGQYPEGTPDEALAFFTERYAALAFEVELLEQRINSGVLSPEEATESVKTVKAQVVDANAVGDLISLAGRLDALGPIIARQREARREERAQRSAEAKAAKEDLVAQAEKIAEGTDWRHGANKLRDLLEQWKALPRIDRSSDDALWRRFSTARTAYTRHRKTHFAELNEQREGARAVKERLAAEAESLAESTEWGPTAGRYRDLMKQWKAAGPAPKDVDDALWKRFRGAQDAFFGARDATNAALDQEFAANADVKEALLVEAEALLPIEDVEAAKRAFRDLADRWDAAGKVPRDRMKELEGRIRKVEQAIREVEEDAWRKSDPEKSARADDMVTKLEQAIAKVEADLEKARTAGNEKKVRELEENLESRRSFLEMAKRASEDFSG, from the coding sequence GTGACGAGCCATGAGTGGGGCCGCGTCGACGACGACGGCACCGTCTACGTCCGTACCGCCGACGGGGAGCGTTCGGTCGGGCAGTACCCAGAGGGGACTCCCGACGAGGCGCTCGCCTTCTTCACCGAGCGCTACGCCGCCCTCGCCTTCGAGGTCGAGCTGCTCGAGCAACGGATCAACTCCGGGGTGCTCTCCCCCGAGGAGGCCACCGAGTCGGTCAAGACGGTGAAGGCCCAGGTGGTCGACGCGAACGCCGTCGGCGACCTGATCTCGCTCGCCGGCCGACTCGACGCCCTCGGCCCGATCATCGCCCGGCAGCGCGAGGCGCGCCGCGAGGAGCGGGCCCAGCGCTCCGCCGAGGCCAAGGCGGCCAAGGAGGACCTGGTCGCCCAGGCCGAGAAGATCGCGGAGGGCACCGACTGGCGCCACGGCGCCAACAAGCTGCGCGACCTGCTCGAGCAGTGGAAGGCGCTCCCCCGCATCGACCGATCCTCCGACGACGCCCTGTGGCGGCGGTTCTCGACCGCGCGTACGGCGTACACCCGACACCGCAAGACGCACTTCGCCGAGCTCAACGAGCAGCGTGAGGGCGCCCGTGCGGTCAAGGAGCGGCTCGCCGCGGAGGCCGAGTCCCTGGCGGAGTCCACCGAGTGGGGCCCGACCGCCGGCCGCTACCGCGACCTGATGAAGCAGTGGAAGGCCGCCGGTCCCGCACCCAAGGACGTCGACGACGCCCTGTGGAAGCGGTTCCGAGGCGCCCAGGACGCGTTCTTCGGCGCCCGCGACGCCACCAACGCCGCCCTCGACCAGGAGTTCGCCGCGAACGCCGACGTCAAGGAGGCCCTGCTCGTCGAGGCCGAGGCGCTGCTGCCGATCGAGGACGTCGAGGCCGCCAAGCGCGCCTTCCGCGACCTCGCCGACCGCTGGGACGCCGCGGGCAAGGTCCCCCGCGACCGGATGAAGGAGCTGGAGGGCCGGATCCGCAAGGTCGAGCAGGCCATCCGCGAGGTCGAGGAGGACGCCTGGCGCAAGTCCGACCCCGAGAAGTCCGCCCGCGCCGACGACATGGTCACCAAGCTCGAGCAGGCGATCGCCAAGGTCGAGGCCGACCTCGAGAAGGCCCGGACCGCCGGCAACGAGAAGAAGGTGCGCGAGCTGGAGGAGAACCTCGAGTCCCGTCGTTCCTTCCTAGAGATGGCCAAGCGCGCGTCCGAGGACTTCTCCGGCTGA
- a CDS encoding adenine phosphoribosyltransferase: protein MTAGSGTAADVARAALERLVLDVPDFPEPGVVFKDITPVLADHDALTAVVAALADVGRRDGETVVDKVVGMEARGFILAAPVALALGAGFVPVRKAGKLPRETHAVSYSLEYADATLELHRDAILPGDRVLLIDDVLATGGTARATRELVERCGGTVTGFAVLMELSFLPGRETVGDLPVTSLITV from the coding sequence GTGACGGCCGGCTCGGGGACCGCGGCCGACGTCGCGCGGGCGGCGCTCGAGCGCCTGGTGCTCGACGTCCCCGACTTCCCCGAGCCCGGTGTCGTCTTCAAGGACATCACCCCGGTCCTCGCCGACCACGACGCGCTGACGGCGGTCGTGGCGGCGCTCGCCGACGTCGGCCGGCGTGACGGCGAGACGGTGGTCGACAAGGTCGTGGGCATGGAGGCGCGCGGCTTCATCCTGGCCGCGCCGGTCGCGCTCGCGCTTGGCGCAGGCTTCGTCCCGGTGCGCAAGGCCGGGAAGCTGCCGCGCGAGACCCACGCCGTGTCGTACTCCCTGGAGTACGCCGACGCGACCCTCGAGCTGCACCGTGACGCGATCCTCCCGGGCGACCGGGTCCTGCTGATCGACGACGTGCTGGCGACCGGGGGCACCGCGCGGGCGACCCGTGAGCTGGTCGAGCGGTGCGGTGGCACCGTCACCGGCTTCGCCGTCCTGATGGAGCTCTCCTTCCTCCCAGGACGTGAGACGGTCGGCGACCTGCCGGTCACCAGCCTGATCACCGTCTGA
- the secD gene encoding protein translocase subunit SecD, with the protein MARSSAARAGRTLVVFFLGMAILYGLVAIAGSWKPALGLDLEGGARITLQAQGSPDEDSLEEARKIIDQRVNGSGVAEADVTVQGGRFVVVEVPGDVENRRQLEETVKRQAQLRFRLVACSDSDGRCAAGAAGAPGDGSVLEPGAVDPGAVVPPADGGAEPPAGSNRPPVGFAQADETPAPSDEPAPADPAATPAEAPEGSTPADPSASAPPTPQVVEYDGPKAGETEELLAWQNSPDQASIDAFNAFTCPTDGTPATLVDDPERPIVSCEFNEEAGASEKMLLSAAVVEGTDLKDASYGTPQQGTGWVVTLSIGGAGENAFEKVSRALLPTEQRFAIVLDGQVVTALGFDGVIPNGEAQISGDFTEAEADSLATSLRFGALPIAFDRDVTVEDIGPSLAGDQLSAGMWAGAIGLGLVMIYCLLYYRGLGLVVFGSLAVAAGISYALVLLLSETAGFTLTLPGIAGFIIAVGVTADSFILFFERIRDEMREGKSMRVAVETGWKRAKVTRLAANVVSLLSAAVLYIFATGVVKGFGFALGLSTLIDLAVLFWFTKPLVSYLARFRFFNGGGKLSGLSKETLGMDAAPAGGKA; encoded by the coding sequence ATGGCACGCTCGTCCGCCGCCCGCGCGGGGCGCACCCTGGTGGTGTTCTTCCTGGGCATGGCGATCCTCTACGGCCTGGTTGCGATCGCCGGCAGCTGGAAGCCCGCCCTGGGTCTCGACCTCGAGGGCGGTGCCCGGATCACCCTGCAAGCCCAGGGGAGTCCCGACGAGGACAGCCTCGAAGAGGCGCGCAAGATCATCGACCAGCGCGTCAACGGCTCCGGTGTCGCCGAAGCGGACGTCACCGTCCAGGGCGGCCGGTTCGTCGTGGTCGAGGTCCCCGGCGACGTCGAGAACCGGCGCCAGCTGGAGGAGACGGTCAAGCGCCAGGCGCAGCTGCGGTTCCGCCTGGTGGCCTGCTCCGACAGCGACGGCCGCTGCGCCGCCGGTGCTGCCGGCGCCCCTGGTGACGGCTCGGTCCTCGAGCCCGGCGCCGTGGACCCGGGCGCGGTCGTCCCGCCCGCCGACGGCGGCGCCGAGCCGCCCGCGGGCAGCAACCGCCCGCCGGTCGGCTTCGCCCAGGCCGACGAGACCCCCGCCCCGTCCGACGAGCCCGCTCCTGCGGACCCCGCCGCGACGCCTGCCGAGGCTCCGGAGGGCTCCACGCCGGCCGACCCGTCGGCCTCCGCGCCGCCGACCCCCCAGGTCGTCGAGTACGACGGCCCGAAGGCCGGCGAGACCGAGGAGCTCCTGGCGTGGCAGAACAGCCCCGACCAGGCCTCCATCGACGCGTTCAACGCCTTCACCTGTCCCACCGACGGCACGCCGGCCACGCTGGTCGACGACCCCGAGCGGCCGATCGTCTCGTGTGAGTTCAACGAGGAGGCGGGCGCCTCGGAGAAGATGCTGCTCTCCGCCGCCGTCGTCGAGGGCACCGACCTGAAGGACGCCAGCTACGGCACCCCGCAGCAGGGCACCGGCTGGGTCGTGACCCTGTCGATCGGCGGCGCCGGCGAGAACGCCTTCGAGAAGGTCTCCCGGGCGCTGCTCCCGACGGAGCAGCGTTTCGCCATCGTGCTGGACGGCCAGGTGGTCACCGCCCTCGGCTTCGACGGTGTGATCCCCAACGGCGAGGCGCAGATCTCAGGTGACTTCACCGAGGCCGAGGCGGACAGCCTCGCCACCAGCCTCCGGTTCGGTGCGCTGCCGATCGCCTTCGACCGCGACGTGACGGTCGAGGACATCGGCCCGTCGCTCGCCGGCGACCAGCTCAGCGCTGGTATGTGGGCGGGCGCCATCGGACTCGGCCTGGTGATGATCTACTGCCTGCTCTACTACCGCGGCCTGGGTCTCGTGGTGTTCGGCTCGCTCGCCGTGGCCGCCGGGATCAGCTACGCGCTGGTCCTGCTGCTCAGCGAGACCGCCGGCTTCACCCTGACCCTGCCCGGCATCGCCGGGTTCATCATCGCGGTCGGTGTCACCGCCGACTCCTTCATCCTCTTCTTCGAACGCATCCGAGACGAGATGCGCGAGGGCAAGTCGATGCGGGTCGCGGTGGAGACCGGCTGGAAGCGGGCCAAGGTCACCCGGCTCGCGGCCAACGTGGTCTCGCTGCTCTCGGCAGCGGTGCTGTACATCTTCGCCACCGGCGTGGTGAAGGGCTTCGGCTTCGCGCTGGGCCTCTCCACGCTGATCGACCTCGCGGTGCTCTTCTGGTTCACCAAGCCGCTGGTCTCGTACCTCGCACGGTTCCGGTTCTTCAACGGTGGTGGGAAGTTGTCCGGTCTGAGCAAGGAAACGCTCGGCATGGACGCGGCCCCGGCAGGAGGCAAGGCCTGA
- a CDS encoding bifunctional (p)ppGpp synthetase/guanosine-3',5'-bis(diphosphate) 3'-pyrophosphohydrolase encodes MRARLARMGTRSQPGNPVLEPLFRSVRANHPKADLALIERAYLTAEKMHGSQMRKSGDPYITHPLAVTTILADIGMTEPTLVASLLHDTVEDTPYTLEQVRADFGEEVARLVDGVTKLDKVRYGETAEAETIRKMIVAMSRDIRVLVIKLADRLHNMRTLRYVKQETQERKARETLDIYAPLAHRLGMNTLKWELEDLAFATLHPKIYDEIVRMVAERAPSRDQFLAEVIAQVDNDLREAKIKCKVTGRPKHYYSIYQKMIVGGREFSDIYDLVGIRILVDDDRDCYSVLGVLHSRWNPVLGRFKDYVAMPKFNMYQSLHTTVIGPQGKPVELQIRTFAMHRRAEYGVAAHWKYKEDGRTGVDTDRQGDMDDMTWVRQLLDWQSEVEDPGEFLESLRFEINRAETYVFTPRGDVIALPAGATPVDFAYAVHTEVGHRTIGARVNGRLVPLESMLENGDVVEVFTSKSPTAAPSRDWLTFVKSQRARSKIRQWFTKERREEAIEQGKEQIARLMRKEGLPLKRLMSHESLTLAARHFHHADVSAMYAAVGEGNLSAQAVVRRVIDEHGGSDSAQEDLSEAVTITGRRGRAKTGSAGDAGVVVKGAPDVWVKLAKCCTPVPPDQILGFVTKGGGVSVHRLDCTNAVDLKTQPEKLLEVEWAPTGQSTFLVNIQVEALDRARLLSDITMVLSDAHVNILSANLSTTRDRVAKSRFTFEMAEAKHLDNVLRAVRGVPGVFDAYRVTQ; translated from the coding sequence ATGCGGGCCCGGCTCGCCCGGATGGGCACCCGCAGCCAGCCCGGGAACCCGGTCCTGGAGCCGCTCTTCCGCTCGGTGCGGGCCAACCACCCGAAGGCCGATCTGGCGCTGATCGAGCGCGCCTACCTGACGGCCGAGAAGATGCACGGCTCGCAGATGCGCAAGAGCGGTGACCCGTACATCACCCACCCGCTCGCGGTCACCACGATCCTCGCCGACATCGGGATGACGGAGCCGACGCTGGTCGCGTCGCTGCTGCACGACACGGTCGAGGACACGCCGTACACCCTCGAGCAGGTGCGCGCCGACTTCGGCGAGGAGGTCGCCCGCCTCGTCGACGGTGTGACCAAGCTCGACAAGGTCCGGTACGGCGAGACGGCCGAGGCCGAGACGATCCGCAAGATGATCGTCGCGATGTCGCGCGACATCCGGGTCCTGGTCATCAAGCTCGCCGATCGTCTCCACAACATGCGGACCCTGCGCTACGTGAAGCAGGAGACGCAGGAGCGCAAGGCCCGCGAGACCCTCGACATCTACGCTCCGCTGGCCCACCGGCTCGGCATGAACACCCTCAAGTGGGAGCTCGAGGACCTCGCGTTCGCGACCCTGCACCCCAAGATCTACGACGAGATCGTGCGGATGGTCGCCGAACGGGCCCCGTCGCGCGACCAGTTCCTCGCCGAGGTCATCGCCCAGGTCGACAACGACCTGCGCGAGGCCAAGATCAAGTGCAAGGTCACCGGCCGGCCGAAGCACTACTACTCCATCTACCAGAAGATGATCGTCGGCGGCCGCGAGTTCTCCGACATCTACGACCTGGTCGGCATCCGGATCCTCGTCGACGACGACCGCGACTGCTACAGCGTCCTCGGCGTGCTCCACTCGCGCTGGAACCCTGTCCTCGGGCGGTTCAAGGACTACGTCGCGATGCCGAAGTTCAACATGTACCAGTCGCTGCACACGACGGTGATCGGCCCGCAGGGCAAGCCCGTCGAGCTGCAGATCCGGACCTTCGCCATGCACCGCCGCGCCGAGTACGGCGTCGCCGCGCACTGGAAGTACAAGGAGGACGGCCGCACCGGGGTCGACACCGACCGCCAGGGCGACATGGACGACATGACCTGGGTCCGCCAGCTGCTCGACTGGCAGAGCGAGGTCGAGGATCCGGGCGAGTTCCTGGAGTCCCTGCGCTTCGAGATCAACCGCGCCGAGACTTACGTGTTCACCCCGCGCGGCGACGTGATCGCGCTGCCCGCGGGGGCCACGCCGGTCGACTTCGCCTACGCCGTGCACACCGAGGTCGGCCACCGCACGATCGGCGCCCGCGTCAACGGTCGCCTGGTCCCGCTGGAGTCGATGCTGGAGAACGGCGACGTCGTCGAGGTCTTCACCTCCAAGTCGCCGACGGCTGCGCCCTCGCGCGACTGGCTGACCTTCGTGAAGTCCCAGCGGGCCCGCTCCAAGATCCGCCAGTGGTTCACCAAGGAGCGCCGCGAGGAGGCCATCGAGCAGGGCAAGGAACAGATCGCCCGGCTGATGCGCAAGGAGGGGCTGCCCCTCAAGCGGCTGATGTCGCACGAGTCGCTGACCCTCGCGGCCCGCCACTTCCACCACGCGGACGTCTCGGCGATGTACGCCGCGGTCGGCGAGGGCAACCTGTCCGCGCAGGCCGTCGTACGTCGGGTGATCGACGAGCACGGCGGGAGCGACAGCGCCCAGGAGGACCTCTCCGAGGCCGTCACCATCACCGGTCGACGCGGCCGGGCGAAGACCGGCTCGGCCGGCGACGCCGGGGTGGTCGTCAAGGGCGCGCCGGACGTCTGGGTCAAGCTCGCCAAGTGCTGTACCCCGGTGCCTCCCGACCAGATTCTCGGCTTCGTCACCAAGGGCGGCGGGGTTTCGGTGCACCGCCTGGACTGCACCAACGCCGTCGACCTGAAGACCCAGCCCGAGAAGCTGCTCGAGGTCGAGTGGGCGCCCACCGGTCAGTCGACGTTCCTGGTCAACATCCAGGTCGAGGCGCTCGACCGGGCCCGGCTGCTCTCCGACATCACCATGGTGCTCTCGGACGCGCACGTGAACATCCTCAGCGCCAACCTCTCGACCACCCGCGACCGGGTCGCGAAGAGCCGGTTCACCTTCGAGATGGCCGAGGCCAAGCACCTCGACAACGTGCTACGCGCCGTACGCGGCGTGCCGGGCGTCTTCGACGCCTACCGCGTGACGCAGTAG
- the aspS gene encoding aspartate--tRNA ligase: MIRTHDAGTLRAEHVGQTVTLAGWVANRRDHGGVAFIDLREASGIVQVVIRDEAVAHHLRAEYCLKVTGEVTARKDGNENPNLATGAIEVVATDVEVLSAAAPLPFPISDHVDVGEEARLRHRYLDLRRSGPNQALRLRSKVNRAARDVLDRHDFVEIETPTLTRSTPEGARDFLVPARLQPGSWYALPQSPQLFKQLLMVAGMERYFQIARCYRDEDFRADRQPEFTQLDIEMSFVEQDDVIAVAEEILTALWKLVGYDVPTPLPRMTYAESMARYGSDKPDLRMGQELVDCTDYFKDTPFRVFQAPYVGAVVMPGGASQPRKQLDAWQEWAKQRGARGLAYVLVQEDGELTGPVAKNITDEEKAGLAAHVGAAPGDCVFFGAGLPKPSRALLGAARLEIGRRCGLIDESAWSFLWVVDAPLFEPADDATAAGDVAVGSGAWTAVHHAFTSPQELEGFDSDPGNAIAWAYDIVCNGNEIGGGSIRIHQEDVQKRVFEVMGIAEDEAQEKFGFLLDAFKYGAPPHGGIAFGWDRIVALLAGTDSIRDVIAFPKSGGGFDPLTAAPAPITPQQRKEAGVDAVPAKEVPAEN; this comes from the coding sequence GTGATCCGCACCCACGACGCAGGCACCCTTCGTGCCGAGCACGTCGGCCAGACCGTCACCCTCGCCGGCTGGGTGGCCAACCGGCGTGACCACGGCGGCGTGGCCTTCATCGACCTGCGCGAGGCCAGCGGCATCGTCCAGGTCGTCATCCGCGACGAGGCGGTGGCCCACCACCTGCGCGCGGAGTACTGCCTGAAGGTCACCGGCGAGGTGACCGCGCGCAAGGACGGCAACGAGAACCCCAACCTCGCGACCGGCGCGATCGAGGTCGTGGCCACCGACGTCGAGGTGCTCAGCGCCGCGGCACCGCTGCCGTTCCCGATCAGCGACCACGTGGACGTGGGGGAGGAGGCGCGGCTCCGGCACCGCTACCTCGACCTGCGCCGCTCGGGGCCCAACCAGGCGCTGCGGCTTCGCAGCAAGGTCAACAGGGCCGCACGCGACGTGCTCGACCGCCACGACTTCGTCGAGATCGAGACGCCCACCCTGACCCGCAGCACCCCCGAGGGCGCGCGGGACTTCCTGGTGCCCGCCCGCCTGCAGCCCGGCAGCTGGTACGCCCTCCCGCAGAGCCCGCAGCTGTTCAAGCAGCTGCTCATGGTCGCGGGCATGGAGCGTTACTTCCAGATCGCGCGCTGCTACCGCGACGAGGACTTCCGGGCCGACCGGCAGCCGGAGTTCACCCAGCTCGACATCGAGATGAGCTTCGTCGAGCAGGACGACGTGATCGCCGTCGCCGAGGAGATCCTCACGGCGCTGTGGAAGCTCGTCGGGTACGACGTACCCACCCCGCTGCCGCGGATGACCTACGCCGAGTCGATGGCCCGCTACGGCTCCGACAAGCCCGACCTGCGGATGGGCCAGGAGCTCGTCGACTGCACCGACTACTTCAAGGACACCCCGTTCCGGGTCTTCCAGGCGCCGTACGTCGGCGCCGTGGTGATGCCCGGGGGAGCGAGCCAGCCCCGCAAGCAGCTCGACGCCTGGCAGGAGTGGGCCAAGCAGCGCGGGGCGCGCGGCCTGGCGTACGTCCTGGTCCAGGAGGACGGCGAGCTCACCGGCCCGGTGGCCAAGAACATCACCGACGAGGAGAAGGCCGGACTGGCCGCCCACGTCGGCGCCGCGCCCGGTGACTGCGTCTTCTTCGGCGCCGGCCTGCCCAAGCCCAGCCGGGCGCTCCTGGGCGCCGCGCGCCTGGAGATCGGCCGCCGCTGCGGCCTGATCGACGAGTCCGCCTGGAGCTTCCTCTGGGTCGTCGACGCGCCGCTCTTCGAGCCCGCGGACGACGCGACCGCGGCCGGTGACGTCGCGGTCGGCAGTGGTGCGTGGACGGCCGTCCACCACGCCTTCACCAGCCCCCAGGAGCTGGAGGGCTTCGACAGCGACCCCGGCAACGCGATCGCCTGGGCCTACGACATCGTCTGCAACGGCAACGAGATCGGCGGCGGGTCGATCCGTATCCACCAGGAGGACGTGCAGAAGCGCGTCTTCGAGGTGATGGGCATCGCCGAGGACGAGGCTCAGGAGAAGTTCGGCTTCCTCCTCGACGCGTTCAAGTACGGCGCGCCGCCGCACGGCGGCATCGCCTTCGGCTGGGACCGGATCGTCGCTCTGCTGGCTGGAACGGACTCGATCCGCGACGTCATCGCGTTCCCGAAGTCCGGTGGCGGCTTCGACCCGCTGACGGCCGCCCCTGCGCCGATCACCCCCCAGCAGCGCAAGGAGGCCGGGGTCGACGCCGTCCCGGCGAAGGAAGTCCCGGCAGAGAACTGA
- the secF gene encoding protein translocase subunit SecF, whose protein sequence is MGKFSRYGNDLYGGTRSFDFVGRRGLWYSITAVVVLAALAVIFVKGMNFGVEFTGGTQVRASMPAAEVTQDNADAIRDVIADEGLEDVDSPTVTTEGTSAIVVEVGEVSDETSDRIGELIQETVPETTDLSQTEIGASWGREVAQQALTGVAVFLVLVMLFIWGYFREWKMSIAAMIALIHDIVITIGIYALSGFPVTPSAVTGLLAILGFSLYDTVVVFDKIRENTHELRKSGQTYGEAANLAVNQTLVRSINTGIVALIPIGAILYVSAVQLGASSLQDLALAQFVGMAVGIYSSVLLAPRVLVHLKGRESAIQLSDKRARSRAKANADRYASVPAFVEDMPVQDEPDLELEDGLDDDAPVTRPTAPSRVDEASGRGRVVPPAKGEVRASGASGRVQPTRQTRSKRGLK, encoded by the coding sequence ATGGGCAAGTTCTCGCGCTACGGAAATGATCTCTACGGCGGCACCCGGTCGTTCGACTTCGTCGGTCGACGAGGGCTGTGGTACTCCATCACGGCGGTCGTCGTGCTGGCTGCGCTCGCCGTCATCTTCGTCAAGGGGATGAACTTCGGAGTCGAGTTCACCGGCGGCACCCAGGTCCGCGCGTCGATGCCGGCCGCGGAGGTAACCCAGGACAACGCCGACGCGATCCGCGATGTGATCGCGGACGAGGGCCTCGAGGACGTCGACTCGCCGACGGTCACCACCGAGGGCACCTCGGCCATCGTGGTCGAGGTCGGCGAGGTCTCCGACGAGACCAGCGACCGGATCGGCGAGCTGATCCAGGAGACGGTCCCGGAGACCACGGACCTGTCCCAGACCGAGATCGGCGCGAGCTGGGGCCGCGAGGTCGCCCAGCAGGCGCTCACCGGTGTCGCCGTCTTCCTCGTCCTGGTCATGCTCTTCATCTGGGGCTACTTCCGTGAGTGGAAGATGTCCATCGCTGCGATGATCGCGCTCATCCACGACATCGTCATCACGATCGGCATCTACGCACTCTCCGGATTCCCGGTCACCCCGTCGGCCGTCACCGGCCTGCTCGCCATCCTGGGCTTCTCGCTCTACGACACCGTCGTGGTCTTCGACAAGATCCGGGAGAACACCCACGAGCTGCGCAAGTCCGGCCAGACGTACGGCGAGGCCGCCAACCTGGCCGTCAACCAGACCCTGGTCCGCTCGATCAACACCGGCATCGTGGCGCTGATCCCGATCGGCGCGATCCTCTACGTCAGCGCCGTACAGCTCGGTGCGAGCTCGCTGCAGGACCTCGCGCTGGCGCAGTTCGTCGGCATGGCCGTCGGCATCTACTCCTCGGTGCTGCTCGCCCCGCGCGTCCTGGTGCACCTCAAGGGCCGCGAGTCGGCGATCCAGCTCTCCGACAAGCGCGCCCGGTCGCGGGCCAAGGCCAACGCCGACCGCTACGCCTCGGTCCCGGCGTTCGTCGAGGACATGCCGGTGCAGGACGAGCCCGACCTGGAGCTCGAGGACGGCCTGGACGACGACGCTCCGGTGACCCGCCCGACCGCGCCCTCCCGCGTCGACGAGGCGAGCGGCCGCGGCCGCGTCGTACCTCCCGCCAAGGGTGAGGTGCGTGCCAGCGGGGCTTCGGGTCGGGTCCAGCCGACCCGGCAGACCAGGTCCAAGCGCGGCCTGAAGTGA